DNA sequence from the Mangifera indica cultivar Alphonso chromosome 18, CATAS_Mindica_2.1, whole genome shotgun sequence genome:
ACTTCCTAACCCAAGGTAAGAAATTTTAGGCCCAAAATAATTGGAAATAAGTTCCTCTAAACACACATAACTAAAAGCCCCATGTCAAAGGCCCGTATCGAAAACAGAGAGGTCTGTTGTATTTCCTTCCACAATTGAGCCAAGAAAATTACCTGTATCAGTAGATCTgacaattttcattttaaatataaccaacaaaaccaaaaaaaaaaaggatactATGATTGTTAAGCTTGTCAGGAAagtgaaaagagagaaaattcaaCGGGAAACAAGATGGAGGAGGACCCGAGATCCAGTTTTtatgaagaaacaaaaataaatatttaaattttcatttcttaactACCAAACAGAATCCATCAGGAAAATCATATTAACTCAGCAACCCAGAAAGTATATAAAGCTTTGGTTAAGAAACTCACAGTGCTTCTTCTTTGCTCAGCGACGACTGCCAAACTGAAAGCAATGAGATCAAACACAAAGACTGTGATCAAGACGAGCTTTGAAGCCATTGCTATGGAGGAAAAGAAGCACTGCAAAAAGGCTCAACAAGATCTACCTCTTCTTCACACTTTGTTTCTCAAGCCTCTCTCTTTCTAAATATACAAAAACAGTTGCAGCGTTGAAGAAGAAAACTCGAACCAGTAAAATATGCAGATATAAAAATACGAATAAAATATGAACGGTTTGTATTGACCTATAGATAAAGACGTAATACCAGCTCATTGACAGGAGTATTTCAACTaccatatgaaattttttacgCGCCTTTGTTCATTTTATAAGTAAACTgttatacattattattattttgatgtgtttataaatatataggATAATATTATGGGTATtaattttgagtacataaatgaatatacatttgtatatgtcattaaatgattaaatattattttatttttaatttaaaattatctaatcacattatgacacaTATCAAATACGTGTCTATATgggtacgtataattttattgaaatatatataaaaagattttCTATCAAGCAAAACTCATCACGATTATACCTTTAAATGGTAGCTTAAGTGACAAAAGAGAAGAGTCTATATATAACAGAATATAAGtttaaagggagaaggactatttcccacccaacttttgatgcgttttcaaaatgtcacctacggtagatgaaaatccacttttcccacctgTGAGctgttaatatggatgatatctgtttgcataagggtaaaatgtctattttacccttgttagatgaaatgacaaaaatacccctcaatttaatctgtaaaattcatcccaaaattgatgtgagagTTATACCATTCACcctccttaggttttagaaactaacatttcaccttacccaaagtttttaaactttaaaaactaacattttcatccccaaacctagggtttccatatttttcaaaatacagccgccccccataactttcaaaactagcagtttcacccccattcttcaacttcatctcccgatgTCGTCTCTGGCGTCGTCACCggtctcctccttctcctggtgcgacggtggtggtgcgatgaagagatcttcatctcctcgtcgcaccaccgtgcgacgaagaggtctttcttcgtcgctccacctagacgacgaaggacgactcttcaCCGTCCTTTGTCGCTCCTCGCGTCGTCCAGACgctacgacgaaggacgacgaagcgttgtccttcgtctgttcttccagatctggacgacgcttcgtcgtagtccagatctggacaacgaagagtcgtccttcgtcgtcctttgtagttgaagatgggagatcgatcgattgcatcggccgtcgatggtggccggagaaggaagcaaaccctaggggtgaaatctaaactttttaaactttgaggatgggttaattattagtttttaaaacctagagggggaaaacagtaaaattttaaagtttaaaggttttaaatagcaaatgatgattttgcccttgtcCCTAACGGAAAAtttggacgacagtttggtcacgcgtgggaaaagtggattttcatctgccgtgggtggcattttgagaacgcatcaaaagttgggtgggaaatagtccttctccctaagTTTAAATCTCCTGTGAGGATATATCAAGAAAAAACTGTTAACTTACTTGATTCAGTGGTTGTGGATGATTATGCTACAAAGACAAAATCTGCTTATTTAggtaacaaaataaaagaaaagaaatgaaaatgattataATGCAATCCCATAAAACCAATATTGACCGTGCTAAAATCTTAGAAAATTGCATAGGCTTCCCTTAGGCTGACGAAACCATGTTCCTAACTCAAATGTCAACAGTAATGTTTAAAACTACGAGAGTCCAATGGTAGAATTTTTTACATGGGCATATATTGATTATgctttcatttaattaaaataaaattggataaatatatagtttaaaatcaaattattgggCATTGTGTAACCATATTGTAAATGCCAATTACAATtcatattaactttttaatttggGTGACAAATATGCTTTGTTGCAGTCCAATTGGGCATTTAATGAAATAACCTAACAAACTTATTATAAAAGAGCTAGGTCTCTTCCCAAAATACATAGAAGCAATACATATACCCATCACGGTCATGATGTTTTGGTTCTGTGTGTTATTGGGTAAGAAGACTGATTTGCAAATTGATAATCGATTGAATGAACTGTTGCTTCATGTTGCTTCAAGTTGCTTAATCAGGTTTGTCTGAATCCTAAATCTTCTAATTTCATGTAATCTATAAcctatatgcataaaatttgtGTGGCTTTAATTGATTGATACATGAacattatgtataaatttgagTAATTAATCCCACATCAAAGTCCCTAAATATCTTTGTTGATTATTGCATAGATCCCCAATACTCCAAGTTAACTGACTTATCATGAACATTTTCCCTAATAAAATGGTAGTCCAACTTTATATATTTGGTTCTCTCATGAAATGATGGATTGGTTTCGATGTTTATGGTGGATTTGTTGTCACATAGCAACCTGATCAGTTGTATGCAACATGTCCTTTAGTAAGTTGAACAACCGTAGTTGTCTTGGTGGTACCTTGCTTTGACAAATGAGATTGAGATCATTTGTTGTTTCTTAGATCACTATATTAACTGTTAAGAGTGTCATTCCCAGAAGGGTTATAAAACCTGTTACTAATCTCCCTATGGTTGAGCAAGTTGCCCAATTTGCATTACTATATGCTTTCAAAGCAGGGGAGTTGCTTATTGAGTAAAATATCCCTCGATTTAGTGTTGCTTTTAAACACTGAACTAAATGCTTCAATTTCTTTGATGTTATCAATTTTCTCGCAATGGTCATACTTTGTATCTGACTAAGTTCACCTTAAACATTAATACATTATCCAATGGAAGTTCTTCCTATTTTGACTTCCTTTGAAGTAAGAGTAAGTATCTGATAAGCTTGGTAATAGATCCTtgcataataaaatttgatttgactaCATTTGTCTGCATCATTGAGGCCCATCACAAACTAGTCGAGTCTTTTTCCTTTGCTGCCATTTCATACATACAACCACTACATTCTAATTTGTGTGGCTTTGCAAATGTACCAAGTTGCTCTCACATGCCTTTTCATTTTACTTAGTATGCAAAAATCGTCATATCTATTTGTTTGGTATTGATTATATCTCTCTCTATCTCTTAAATTTTTGGACCATTTCCTTGTGAAAAGCATTCTTCCAATTCCTTCCACCTGGCTCATGTAACGCTATGGTACACCACACGGTcatgtaatttttcaataaagGAATTCAAGATCCAAGACATAATCATTAAGTCACACGTAACCCAATTCACAGGGTTACCTTATAGGTTTTGAAAGTCTATCATTTATAAACgttatcttatattttaatcagggttgaatttaaattgagttaagttTGAACTCATTTAAACTCATACTCCGCTCAGTTTGTATATAATAGAGTtcgaatttttaactatctcattattaaaacgacgttgttttaatatatattagtcaaaacgatgtcgttttatattaaaatttttaattcacaaatttgATGAGTAGCTCGAACTCAAACTTGTATAGGATTGACTTATTTTGAGCtcattcaaactgaatttgaatttgaacttaaaccaaacaaaCTCGATTTAAATCCAGTGCTAGCTTTCAATATTAGAGCATTTGTCCTCACACTCTTCCAAGTTGAGTTGTTTGTCCCTTTCAACAAGTGAGTCACCAACAAATCTCCCGTTTTGTCAAAGTTACTCAATTGATGATATATAGAGGATTGGTTTACCCTATAACTACATTGCCCAAAGCCTCCATTATTGTGCTCAAGATTACTGTCATCATCTCCTTTTAAATCTGTTCTGAtatcagaaaagaaataaaaataatacataaaagaattaaatttttatgcaATCTAATAAAACAAGCCGTTGATTTAGCTGAAGTCTTTgacaatatttaataatatattttagataaaaaataacttttattgttttttaaccTGAAAAATAAGTGACTTTCTAAAATCAgaagtaaatatataattttgtaaaaatgtattttttaacaGTAAGTTCcaaaaaactgtttttttaagAACCAATTACAGGCTTcttaaaataatgagaaaaatgCAAGTACGGTAAGAGCCTATTATTTTACGACATCTAACGGTTGTCTTTTCGTTTTACTATGATGCTTGAAATGGACGTTTGACAAGGATGGCACGTGGAATTTTCGTTCAGTGGCAGTTGTCAGTCCGTGACTTCCGGGGGGTTGTGATGTTTGGTTATAAATAATagaaagaatattaataaattattttatttaaatattattttattataattattttaaaatattttttatattatttattataataaataaaaatataattatttttatcttaaaatattaataaataaaaatataattataataaaattaagattattttatcaatattttaatatttaaaatggtgataataattagatttatatttatattatctgttttattactattaataataaaaattttatataatttttattattaataaattaaataaaataataaaaaataattagtaccataatatttattaacctGAATCCAAAAAACCCCGAAATTCGTCAATAACCTCCAGTGGATGTCTGATCTTTAGCTGTTTTAAAAGTCAAAGAAATGGCTCCATAAGTCCAAACCACTGGCAAAGTATCACCGGATCACACCTTCATTGTTGCACAAATATCCAACAAAAaagcacataaaaaaaaattagggtttgacAATTTTCGATACGATTGATTAATTTgacatgatataatataaaaaatatctaattagaattgagttttttgacataaaatttatttcaagtcaattcgatatgattcaaaattaaatcagatagtATTAGAGTTCATACGAAAGTAACCTGATATGACTGAATGttttagagaaatattactttaatcgattgtatatagttgtatatttatataattataattactgatattattatttaaatattttattttattattaagtaataaagaTTTGATTTGACTAGTCTGATTATAGATGtgttttttaaaagtattactcatattataattatatattgcatatttataataaaaatttgaaatctttacagattacatataattgtatattggtttaattataattactcatattattattatttatttaaatattttattttattattaaatagtatgaatttgatttggttagttaaagttttaaagtgTTTTAAAAGTATTAGTATGTAAATTTTAGAGTATttgttaataagataaaattttatattatgtgttttattaataataggttgaggtaatttggtgaagaaattaaaacgataaaaatattttgggaagtgaaaacaatagataatttcaagCAAATTAGATCAGATCaagtcaactcaaatattataagattgagttagagttaaaaaattttaataagattttaattCACATCGAGTTAGAATTGAAAGTTTCTGACAAAAAACCCAAATTAACACAATAGGAATACGATCTAATGACATGAattattaaatgtaaaaaaGAACCACTATCTAtattatgtacaaataaattgttattCAAATAATCCTCAAGTGAACGGATTGGGTTCAAGACCCAGTGATATCATACCAAACTAAACTTTGAATTATtcgtataataattataaatctagTTATTGTATTTTGGATTTATTGTCTACAAACAAACAGGCAGAGTTCATGATAACAGAAAAAACAAAGGGAGCTTTACAGTCTTTTTCTCTGTTCTCAAATGTCTCTGCTTTTTCCTGCTTGTAATTTTCAGCTATTATGGAGCAACTTGGCAAAGAAAACATCTCAGTTTCTAGTGTTGACACCCGCTAACTTGTGTCTGCGAAACTATGCGTTCtacatcatattatttaaatgatatatcattatataattaaataattttaaattaaaaataaaaaattatattatagaatcgataaataatttaaatatttaattaaatatttaaaatcgaTGGGTTATGTTTCCTTCagtggttttatttttgtttttatgcaaACATTTGCAATGGGCCATGGCCCGTGGACATTGGAGGTGTCAAGGCTGATATCGAATTTTCTAATGGGCTCAAATTCTGACAGAGGTCTATAGCTAGCCGAACAAAATCCTTGAATCTAAAGCCTATTTTCTTCTAATTAAagcatctttatttattaattatacgAAATTATGCAAATAATCATGCATGATTGGAGGTTCAAATGAATAAATagttattggaaaaaaaaaagactagaAATTTAGGGAACCTTTaggaatattttaaaataaatctttgaaaaaagaatttgtccAAGAAAATAACTTGACCAAACTCATAAAGCAACATTTAGATAAACAATTAGTCATGGAAATAACGATCAATAACTTGACATGCATACCTTGCCCAGAGGAAACGATGTGACAACTTGTATATCTTCTTTATCTCAGTGTCAACATGGACAATAATAACTTGTTACTATATAGGGATATGGTCGTTGTTATCTAATCTTCAAGAAACATAatggaaattaatttttgaatttaaatttcaattgtaGCCGATATAAGACTTTAATCCTTTCACTttatactataaatataaaagactaCATATATGAATGTGCATGAAATGATATGATAGAacataatatatcaaataaagaGAGGCAAGGAATCTGGAAAAAAGATCTAACTATACTTATTAGAAATCTCCAAAAATCAAGTCCTTCTTGGGAAAATctgttttgtaaataatattaacgTTTTATCGAATGATTTTCTCAAAGCTGTCAATGACATAACTGTGAAGATAGACTCTCAAACAACATGATCACGTTAAAAACTTTTCTATATCCAATCCATATACACTTTTACTGTTCTCATTATATGGTGGATAATAGAGTTACATAACTAATTTTAACTGTCGTTATTATAATTTGTCTTACACAAGACTTAAAATTGCATAACAAAAAAATGCATCAACAAAtactataataaattttgaactaTACTCTTTGGAACATAACAATGAGTATACATTTGATATTGATACCTAAGATGGTACCTattttatctttcctttgtaTCCACgttgatgaaagaaaaaattgtgaTATAACGATgatcttattactaatttaacaAGAAATCTTGctacataaatatttttcatttataactCATTAATCatacttattattaaaattatataaaggtaaaaaaaatacacatGTACATATACTCGAAATTTACCTTTTAGAGTGCGTTTGGTTTGTGTgttgttttattaccaaaattgaaaaattactttaaagataaattacatagaagattattaggtataaattattagtatatttaataaaatttaatagataaaaataattattatatttagttagaggtgctaatatattattttacttaaatatccttcggtataattattctaaaatattttttatgttacttgttatattaactgaaaatatattatttttattctaaaaaattaataaataggaatataattataataaaatgagattatcttagtaatttttaaataacgaAGGTGTAAGTGTTACATtaccattgataataaaaaattatcataattttttattacttataaataaaataaaataatataaataataagagataaattaccagaattatttttttttatccctaACCAAACACCCCATAGCTTATTATATGAAGGAATATATTATTGCCACACCAAACATGACAAATCTCCAATCTAATATGCGACTCCACAATTGTCAAAGTAAGTAAGTcgagagtttgattttaatatgttactAAAGAAGACTTGAACTTATTTTCTCTTGTATATTAAATCACTTCTTTTGTCAGTCAAGTTATTCTTGagagttaatttaatttttacgtTGAAGACACTATTTTcaaccaaattaaataaaatattttcatcaaataGCTTGTTAAAAGGGTTATTATTAccacaattaattaaattaactatttattaatttacgAATGTGTGTATGTTCCTATCATTCACACTTAACAGGAAAATTACTTCGTAAAAAATTCTTGATCTTCAAACACGTTCGTGGACTTTCCTCTCtaactaatataaataatttcatgtttattatttttaaaagcttTGTGTATGTGTAATCGTTGATGGAGCTGACACAAATGAGATACTCATTTGTCTATTCTGTCAACGTATTTGAAAGGTCAAGAATTTTCTGAGAAAGATGTGTCCAGAGGTAGTCAAGATTAGGGTTGAAATGTTTGAAATACAATGTCCCTTCCTAAGTTTAGCTAAAAGCAAGTTGATACCTTTGGTTTGAGAAGGTATCAACATTCCCTAGATTTTAAATTTCGAAGACTAAATTTGTCAACGATGTAATGCATACAAAACTAATATCTCAACTTTGTATTAATGTGAAATTgcagataatgtgttatttcacatcaataaaagtatatgtatatattttaatgtgCTATCAAATTactgagtaattttgaattaataatataataacactcaatcatataataatattaatatactaataaataaaacaatgtgtTTCAGTGAGTAGTGTTAAATTAGGAGGCTTAGTTAATACACCTCATTTCTTACAAAGATATGGGCTCTTCTTTTATCTCtctttcattcttcttcttctttattttctttttaataattgaagaaCCCAATTTGACTTGTTGGACTGATAAATACTAGAACACAGTGATTAAACTCACAATTATTATACTAAATCTATTAAGGATTCATCTTTTAtggtagtttttttttctctattcttcttaattaaaaaataacaatgtCATGTTTGTTGTTGATTGGACAATGTACTATAAATATGCATGACTTTCTTTATCATCTGATCCACGATTGAGAAGTATTTGTAAATTCTATAGCCAATCtgacaattttatcttatatataaacattgaAAGCCCTAATGTGGTGATATACAAAAGATTATAGGAATATTCAGCCATATTTGttatgaagtttaaaaacacttGAGTTCCAtaagtttttaaggtttttcatacatatcatatatgtacccaattgtatatttataagtatgtgtacataatattacttatgtGAATAAGTTTTAGAACTGAAGGTAGCATATTGTATTTTTTGCAAACGTAGAGGAGATAGACTAATTCTGTCTTGAAGATTACTTGTGAGTTACTTTGGGCTCCAGTCAAAATGAAACTGTTCAATCTTCTTCCTTGTGCTTTCTCGTTCAAAATCAACCTTGAAAGGATACCATAGCGAAttctctttattattaaaatcacaATCTTTGAAACGTTCactgtgtgtgtatgtatatatgtattcactagcactaaaaaatataaacaggaaactcatctgaaaagatttaacaaaacctaCACTTCTTCAAgaccaagaagaagaaggaaaaaaaaaaaagcaaacaaacaaacacaCCCACCGTGCAATATCGCCCTTCTGCCGCCATGAACAACATGAGCCGCTTCTTGTTCCGCCAGAACCTTCAAACCTGCGACGTGTTTATCAACCACAGAGGGATTGACACGAAGCGAACGGTCGCCACTTTGCTGTACGATCATCTTTCACGGCTGAATTTATGCCCGTTCTTGGACAACAAGAACATGAAGCCCGGCGATAAGTTATTTGACAAGATTAACAGCGCCATCAAGGGTTGCAAAATTGGCGTCACTGTGTTTTCACCTCGTTATTGTGAGTCGTATTTTTGCCTTCATGAATTGGCTCTTATCATGGAGTCGAAGAAGAAGGTTATCCCTATATTCTGTGACATCAAGCCGTCGGAACTTCGTGTCCCCGACAATGGGAAATGCCCGGCCAATGAGGTTCAGAGATTCAACCGGGCTCTTGAAGAGGCAAAGTACACCGTTGGGCTCACGTTCGATTCTTTGAAAGGGTttgattttcttccttttgttaaATATTTCTCGCACAGTACCTTCTAGAGATGGCAACACGACTGGTAGAGGTTCCCTGCCTGTAGGGAAAACCCTTCTTGTCTTGTGTGTCAAGACGACTGGCAGAGGTTCCCTGTTTGCAGGGAAAACCTTTATTGTCTCGTATGTCCTTAATACGTATGCCCTTAATATGACAACTTATGACGGTTTAAGAAATATAAAAGGAATAGGTCAATTAGAGAAGAGATTAGTTTGAGAGATGAcgaattataaatatatttatgttcttcatatcttcttctttatcaaaaaaattcCCTGAACACAATTTCGCGGATCAAATTATTATCTCTGATACTTTCTGCTTGAGTaaagttattattcatattagCGAAGTTTTTATACATAGACGCACATGTCTGGTCttaatataaagtattattttttcaaacatgaTTTTGATAACCGAACAGCAGTTAAATAGTAATTGCTTATTTCAGAAACTAATTAAGTAGCTAGGGTTTTTCTTAACATATCTTTAATTAATGGTTTTTACAGGAACTGGTCAGAAGTTGTGACAAATGCATCAGACATAGTCATTAACAGCTTAATGGAGATTGAGTCTGAAGACTAGAGGCACAGGCGCAAGAACAATACACCCAATGCCCAACCACTGATGAAgagcttcaatttttttagtttaattttcaataataatatttacaataaaattctgtgtattcagttttgagtatttaattgaaCACTTAAATAATGCATCGTTATGTGATTAAAcgttattttattcaattactCGATCACATAATgttacataatttaagtatccaattcaatatttaaaactggATCCACATAATATTTCTCTAATATCTAAGACGGTTTGTTCATTCCTTTGttattcctttttttccttttaaagttTAGTTGTTGAGTCCCTTCGGTGGAGTTGCATGGTTGTGTAATATACTATAGctagaaataaaatatacaaatttacttGTACATTCATATGTGGTAGTATTTGACGGACTGatttaaaattagagaaaaaataaataattatatcatctaaTCACAAGCTTAACTttgtattagataaatttaCGCAATTTTTTTAGGCATAATCTTATTCTTTTAAGGTATAGTTCTCCattgttgattttattattcttgCTGAATACttctatcttcttcttcttatttattattattatgctgaaatttaaaataattgatgtGATAAAATTAAGAATTGATGTATTACTTGGTGACAATCGTATACTtttaaaaggaataaaattacaattaaactaTGCGTATTCATTTTAAGcacacaaatatgtatacacttgATATGTGTaataatgtgattgaatgattttgaattaagaataaaataacacctaatcacatgatgacacatgtaagtgtgtatctatttgtgtattcaaagtgggtacgtataatattgctcatgAAACTATGCTTACACATTTTTTGTATACGATTTAGGTACACAGGTGATGCGTTATTacgtaattagatgattttgaattaaagataaagtaacatctatttatataatgatatataatttatatacctaaattttatataaaaattgtgtgtacataatattactttc
Encoded proteins:
- the LOC123201712 gene encoding TIR-only protein-like, producing the protein MSRFLFRQNLQTCDVFINHRGIDTKRTVATLLYDHLSRLNLCPFLDNKNMKPGDKLFDKINSAIKGCKIGVTVFSPRYCESYFCLHELALIMESKKKVIPIFCDIKPSELRVPDNGKCPANEVQRFNRALEEAKYTVGLTFDSLKGNWSEVVTNASDIVINSLMEIESED